caaaaacataggaactgggtgcagaaaaatggcagcagctgctctggactgatgagtcaaaatgtgaaatatttgcatGTAAGAGCAGGCAGTTTGTTCtctgaagggctggagagcggtacaataatgatatCTGCAGGcaacagggaagcatggtggaggctccTTGTAAGTTTGAGAATGCATTTCAGAAAATGGAGGTGGAGATTTGATCAGGATTAACTGTGTccacaatgctgagaaatacagacagatacttatccatcatgcaataccactATTATTCTGTAACAAGACAACGAccccaaatatacagctaataccattaagaactattttcagtataaagaagaacaaggagtcctggaagtgatgatttggccctcACAGAGctgtgatctcatcatcatctagtctgtctgggattaagagacagaaggatttgagcaagcctacaacCTCAGAAGAtctgtttggaacaacctcaTTGCAaagttcattcaaaaactgtgtgcaagtgtacctagaagaattcatGCTGTTTGAAGCTAAAGGATGGACACACCAAATAATGACttgatttagattcctcttttGCTCTTTAACTTTGCATTTTGCaaactgacaaaaataaactattaacacttctatttttcaaagcattcttactttgcaaaattttttgcccacctgacTAAaacttttacataggactgcatgttAATCTAAACATTCCCAAGCTCTTTCACACAATAAAGGGCCTTTTAGACGGATATATAATTGATATGAATGCTCGTTTCAACATCCATTCACCCAATCACTACCCTGTGTGAAGGTGCAAGCGATCAGCCGATAAACAAGCAAACATTCGTTTGTCAGGCGATCACAGCTTTCATGCGGCACCAAAAATTATTTCTTGTCTGCAGCACATCACTCTGTATAAACAACGCTTTCACACGCCGCATGCATGTAGATTGCAGAGAAAGGAAAATCAGAATTGATCAGCTTCTTCTTTGTTTGTTTCATTAAGTAAGGCAATATATACTTACGCCATGCTAAAGGATGGCTTTGCATCTTGATTAAAGAGAGAACCCATTGTATGCTGAGGGAAGCCTAGTACAAATAAGGGAATATCAATTAGGACCACATATAGATCTGAGGTACTCATAGGGCATAGGGAGAATTTAATGATACACAATGATAGCATATTGTTAGgaccaaccactgggacctccggCAATGACCAAAATGAAGTAGTGCTAGGAAAACATTGGGCCATTTAATTTCATAATGGCTCTTCTTGAACTTTTCCAGATCCCACATATTTAGCTATTGACCACTATACCGCAACCACACAGAAAAGTCAAAAGGGCCAAACAGGAGATAAAGTGACACAGCAACACCCACTAATCAGACATTAATGAGATATCTGTCCTGAGACCACTTCTTTAAAAGCATACCTACCATTACAATATCATTTTAGTAGTACTAAAAtactgaaggttgcgggttcaatctctgcatggttcaggtagccgactcaaggttgactcagccttccatccttccgaggtcagtaaaatgagaacccagcttgctgaggggtaaaTATGACTGGGgatggcaatggcaaaccaccccacaaaaacagtctgccaagaaaacgtcacgatgtgacgtcaccctaggagtcagtcacgactcggtgcttgcgccagaggactttacctttttttaactAATATCAGTAGTAACATGTTGGTTAATGTTATGGTGCTACCACTAGGGGCGCCAATTTGTAGAGTGCTGTATACATATCAAATATGTTTGTATCGAGGAAGAATAACTGCACTCTGTACCAAAAGAAAAAGATCTATAATCTGTTTAAAGCTGCGAAGAACGCTCCAAATAATGAATGCTGCTGCTGGATTCTTAGAGATGAAATGTAAAGGTTAATACACTTTAAGGACTGAGAACTACAAAGGAAGAATAGAAAAGAGAAGACGTTCTTATGAATACTGATGTATTTCATAAAATGTTTTCATGATACATGCATATTACATTGCTTAGCATGAAGAGGTATTACTGGTCACATACCCATGCGTATTAGAGAGCACTCAGAGCTGTTACTGGCTGGAGGAGGACTGACGTGGTGCATCAGAAGTTCTTTATAGTGACTCTCAtccaaaatgacatgataaacgCCTGGTAAACATACCATAAGAGTCCAATATTATCAAtaggacaaaaacatttgcaaagAATTAGCATAATCCTACAAATCATACCAAAATGTAATATTTCTATTTCACACACTCAGAAGTCTAACATATAATCCACTGGAGTAGAAGATGCAAGGTACTCAGGCTATGATTTCTGCAAGGGAGAAGTTTAATATGTCTTAAAGCAAATCTCCAGGCAAAAGAAATGAGTTTTGCCTAGGAGTTCTGGTACTTCACCGTCCCCAGCTATTGGTACTGCTCAGCACAAACCCTGCTGTCTTCTTGCAAGCCTCAGCTCTAGCAGGTACCGTAAATAAAACTTCGGGAGGTGAAGGCTTTCCAAAGTAAAGTAAAGATGTAAAGAtggatttttcttcttttttcgcaTAAAGCTTTACATTGCTAGTATAATTTACCAGTTAAAAGACCATTTTACAAAAAAGACAGTAAGGCCACAAAATAACTAAAATCTCACCTCCAGTCTCCCGAGTGAGCACAGTGCAGACACGCACCTCCGCAGAAAGCCCTATGACAGATACCCTTATTTTGCTAGCTTTCAGGGACTatcagagaaagaaaaaaaaagttaaaataaaatattatatcTCATGAAATAAGCATTTGGgcataattttattattttatttctggCTTTCAAAGCTTTTTACTGTACATTTCCTGCATCACCTGAATAGTTTGGGCACAAATGCCTATCCGTCTTGCATTGTGTACATATTACAAACATCATTATGGCATAGCTCACATCACATACCTTGATAATATCATATATATTGGATGGATCACACGTTGTCAAGCTGCTAAAAATCACCAAGATTTCACGACTTGTGTGTCCTGGCATGTGTCTAAAAAagatttatttaaaaatgatCAGTTAATTACTTGTTACTAAATATCTAATATTTATATAGTGATCACCACGAGTATAAGATGTAATGCACATGAAAAGATTATCTAAAAGCAACAAAAATCCAACACAATCAAAAATGGCCTATCATGTTGATGTCAAGGGGTTGTCAAGTTGTAAACGAAGGACAACCTATCCTCAGCAAAGGCCATGAATTGTAGATTTTTGGAGTCCACTGCCTGGGACCCCTGCAGATAAGCTGTTTTCTGGTTCGATGTACTCATGAACTGagttgaattctgcaggaagcaaacagctctgtttcactgtagtggccagacatGGTATTACAGGCTAAGTTCTCATGCACTTAAATAGAAACACTGCCTGTaaaaccaaacctggccactagaGTAGGAATGGAGCGCGTGCTTCCTtcataaatcagctcagtgtaggaACGTACTGCCCCAGAGGACAGCTTATCAACAGAGGTCCTGGGCAGCGGGCCCCCACTgatataatattgatgacctgtcctgcaaataggtcatcaatggtttacaactggacaacaccttAAAGTAATAGGAACCATAGAAATTAACAATCCAAGTTCAGCTGTCCCCAACTTACTTTTTTCTGTGTGTTCGCTTACAAAGTTCATTTAAATAGGATATCAGCCAATGAGGCGCAgacaaaataaattaaaaactaaTATAGCAGAAAAGAGTACACGTAAGCATTTTTTTGTACCAAATACCATCAAAAAGGTGCCTATACATGCTGCGGTGATTATGAACCTTAATTGATAGCATGTATATGGTATTTTGCTGACAGATACAACTTGATTCCCTAAAACCTCCTAAATAGTATGTCCCTTCTGGTCATGGCTGTTGACTGCCCTCACAGTATCTTTGAGCAGGCTGAGATCCTTGTACTATGACTACTGTAAAACGTCCCCAAATGACAAATTTCAGCCATTTTGATTTTAGTTTTAAAGTAACCAGATACTGACTTTAGTGTCTGCAGCGCAAGGTTGAGGGAGTTGTAGAGAGAAGGCTCGCCACTGCAGGTCATGTCTACAGCTTTCTTCAATGCCGTTATGTGCTGCCTTGGGTTTCCTAGtgaatttaaagggaaaaaaattaacaaGTGAATGAATAAGTCAACTGTCAGAATTAAATTTACATCTGTGAAACGCACATTTTTAGGGATAATTATCAATTTAGCAACATAGTATCTTAGGGATGACTTTATCCACCATTTGTGCAAGAATTCTagtagaaaaagaaagaaaaactttgGTACACATCACCCAAATATTTGCGACTTATTTTTATGCCATGCTTGCCACTTTTCAGGAAAGTGTGTTGGGCATAGCGAAAGGGATGTAGGCCAAcaacaaatttaataaaaatttacaccagaaactggcagaGTGCAAATCTATGCCGGCTCATAGATAGTATAGAGTTGCTTTTTTGGAGCATAGACTGGCTAAAGATGAGCACATTTACTAAGAGGCCCGTGCCTCCTAACACATTTGGGGCATTTTATTGCAGAGCATTGTCACCATCTTTAGTACATTTCCTCCACAGTACATTCATCcagttcagtttattattttgcaATGTTAATCCAGGGAAAACCCATGAgctagaagctaattttcctcatcttagggaaaaaaaattgctatgcAACTCCTAAATAGCAACCAGAATAACtaactccctggatcaacaacaatTTATCCAGAAATTTAGTGACCACAACTTGTAATTATCACACTTAATAAAGGCAACCAGGCCCacatccttagggctccttcacatgggcactgCGATTTTCAGCCGGCCGCATCACGGCTGCTGTGTGGCCGAAAATCGCACGAACGAGGGGCAGCCGTAATAACGTCACGGTTGCAATTCCCATTTTAACGCCCATTCAAATGGCCGAGGctgtggcgcatatacgccgcagccccggGATGCTGTCGGGtgggggtgggaaggagtttagcagagaatccgtagcgggcctgattttccccgtggacatgaggccttacacttatGCAAAGCTGGCCTAAGCCAGAATGCTAAGATCAAAAAGGACAAAATGCACGCAGATCTTACCAGCAAGCTCCGTCAGCTTCTCAGCCCTTTTATTTCTCGTGACAAGAAGCCCAAtctaaattaaataaaaagttataattaTATATACCTGATTATCATCAAAATTATACACACAAACTGGATTCATTCAATGTAACTGCATCCTTCAGATTTCTAAACAGCCACTTTAGCGCAAACTGGTATGCACGAAACTCACAAaatgtataatacagtatgtcttaaggcccttttacacggtacAATGATCAATATCGGCATTCCAAACCCCCGTGCTCTTGCGGGGTTTTGAACaaaaatcgtcccgtgtaaaagcatacagaaactgaatgactggacgagaATCATccagttttaagcatgcttaaaatcctgaacgatcatcattcattgtaaacagcagctttgagcgatccagcgatactcgcttctgtgtaacagcatgggagcgagtttATATGGTGACCAGTGTTGGGCaacatttgcccgacactcatcccatgCAAGAGGGCCTTTACTTTTACATAATGGATAAGGTTCTGACCTGTAACAAGATATTGGATGAAACAGACAATACAGAATAGGAACCAGAACAAATGTCATATGGGAAGCTGAACAATAGTAACCCAAGAACGAAAAAGGACAGAAGTACCGCACCTATAAAATACAGAAGTGATTGCTTTTCTTACCTACAAACAGTTTGGATAACATACCTGACTTATAGGGTTCTGATCAAAGTATTCATCTACAAAATACTCCAGCAACTAAAAAAATACatggaagaaaaataaataaaatgttacggtgtttttttaaaaaaacaatagaaacccTCAGCTCCTTTTAGGCTGCATGCAGATTGTGTTTGTGCCATACATTATATAAAAACTTCCAACATACACGCTAATTGTGTCCATAGAGGTCCATTAGATGAAGGCCAGAAAAGTATTCTTTTGGGCTCTGTTTGGTTAGACCCTCTGTCAAGAACTACATTGCTGTCATCATATAGAGTATGCCATCAGattaaaaagggttttcccacaatttaaaattgcctcacaaccactctgcccttcccggttgctactgaccaggacatgtgactgctgcagccaatcaatggcttAGAAGGTCATTCCTGCGGCCTGTGataggctgcagtagtcacatgtcctggtcagcagcaaccaggaaggacgcAGAGTGGTTGAGAAACAATATTaaattgtgggaaaaccccttagaTTTGCACATATAATAGCTGCTCTTAGTTAATGGAGATATTCTACCAGGACAAACCCATTTAAGAATATGGAAGGAAAGAAATAAGTATATTATGTGCAGCCCCCCCTGTCTATCCTATACAGCCTGCAGTTAGAGGAACATAAATAGCAAAAGACAGCCATTTAAGTCATTATCAACCCAGTTAGAGGGATCCCCTTATAGGCAGCCATGCAGACAATAGAATGTATGTGATTTGGGCAACTTGATTTAATAAGGGTTAATAGGACAGAAAAGGAGACTAGGTCTAACATTGGCTACTGGAATATATGAGCAACTTCTCTACCCTTCATGATCAGTTGAGCTGTATAAAATTTCTCCAAAAAAGTTCTGATATTTTTAATTA
This region of Eleutherodactylus coqui strain aEleCoq1 chromosome 5, aEleCoq1.hap1, whole genome shotgun sequence genomic DNA includes:
- the LOC136627652 gene encoding general transcription factor IIH subunit 2 isoform X2, encoding MMRHMFVIIDGSRTMEDQDLKPNRLACTLKLLEYFVDEYFDQNPISQIGLLVTRNKRAEKLTELAGNPRQHITALKKAVDMTCSGEPSLYNSLNLALQTLKHMPGHTSREILVIFSSLTTCDPSNIYDIIKSLKASKIRVSVIGLSAEVRVCTVLTRETGGVYHVILDESHYKELLMHHVSPPPASNSSECSLIRMGFPQHTMGSLFNQDAKPSFSMAHLDSSSEPGLTLGGYFCPQCKAKYSELPVECKVCRLTLVSAPHLARSYHHLFPLDAFKEIALAEYEGERYCRGCDGELKDQQVYLCTVCDGIFCVECDLFIHDSLHCCPGCIHAQPNSMV